The Triticum aestivum cultivar Chinese Spring chromosome 3A, IWGSC CS RefSeq v2.1, whole genome shotgun sequence genome includes a region encoding these proteins:
- the LOC123062298 gene encoding 3-hydroxybutyryl-CoA dehydrogenase, with protein MGTQAAPATSEIAAVGVIGAGQMGSGIAQLAAVAGCGVFLLDSDPAALSRAAASISSSLGRLVSNLAWSQVACDDSVKRIKCVSDVEELRGVDLVIEAIVESEDVKKKLFVELDRITKPSAILASNTSSISITRLASATSRPSQVIGMHFFNPPPIMKLVEIIRGADTSEEIFSRVKSFSERIGKTVICSQDYPGFIVNRILMPMINEAFWALYTGVATKEDIDTGMKLGTNHPMGPLQLADFIGLDVCLSVLRVLHNGLGDNKYSPCPLLVQYVDAGRLGKKRGLGVYSYGRSSSSVKPKSSL; from the exons ATGGGGACGCAAGCGGCGCCGGCGACCAGCGAGATCGCGGCGGTGGGTGTAATAGGCGCGGGGCAGATGGGCTCGGGCATCGCCCAGCTCGCCGCCGTGGCCGGCTGCGGCGTCTTCCTCCTCGACTCCGACCCCGCCGCcctctcccgcgccgccgcctccatctcctcctccctcGGCCGCCTCGTCTCCAA TCTCGCCTGGTCACAGGTTGCGTGCGATGACTCCGTGAAGCGGATAAAGTGCGTCTCCGATGTGGAGGAGCTGCGGGGCGTGGATCTGGTGATTGAGGCCATTGTTGAGTCCGAAGATGTCAAGAAGAAGCTGTTCGTGGAGCTGGACAGGATCACCAAACCTTCTGCCATTCTTGCCTCCAACACCAGCTCCATTTCTATAACCCGGCTTGCCTCCGCTACCAGCCGCCCCTCTCAG GTGATCGGCATGCACTTTTTCAACCCTCCTCCTATAATGAAGCTGGTTGAAATCATACGAGGAGCTGATACGTCAGAAGAGATTTTCTCTCGAGTTAAATCTTTTTCTGAAAG GATTGGGAAGACCGTTATATGTTCACAAGATTACCCTGGCTTCATTGTGAACCGCATCCTAATGCCGATGATCAATGAAGCATTTTGGGCACTTTACACTGGGGTAGCAACCAAAGAGGACATCGACACAGGGATGAAGCTCGGCACGAATCATCCAATGGGCCCTCTGCAGCTTGCGGACTTCATAGGGTTAGATGTTTGCCTCTCAGTACTTAGGGTGCTCCACAACGGGCTAGGAGATAACAAGTACAGCCCTTGCCCTCTGCTTGTCCAATATGTCGACGCCGGACGACTTGGAAAGAAGCGGGGACTAGGCGTGTACTCTTACGGGAGAAGCTCTTCATCCGTTAAACCCAAGTCGTCCCTGTGA